GTGCTCGTGGGTGATCAGCACCGTGTGGGCGCCTGCGAGGGCCTCCTCGGATTCGGAAAAGGTCCCGGGGTCGATCACGAGGACCTGGCTGTCCTTTTGCAGGCGGACACAAGCGTGGGTGAACTTGGTGAGCTTCATGCAGCCAGCCTAGGGCGGGCCTCCAAAGGTGTCCACGAGGCGGTGTCCACGAGCCAGTCTGCAAGCGCGGCCTGCTGGTAACGTTGGTATTTGCGAACATCCACATCGAAATGAGTCCACGAATGTCACACGGCGCCCATGCCGCCACGTCCGGGCCCGCAGCCCGGTCGCTTCCGGATGCGAAGGATCCCGCCGTCAAGGAGCAGCGCGTCACCAAGCAACGCCTTGCGGTCAGCGCCGCCCTGGACGAACTTGACGACTTCGTGAGCACCCAGGAACTGTACCGGCTGCTCCAGAACCAGGGCGTTTCAGTATCCCTGGCAACGGCGTACCGCATTCTGCAGTCGCTTGCCGACGACGGCCTGATCGATGTGCTGAGAAATGCCGATGGCGAAGCCGTCTACCGTCGCTGTGCCGTCACGGGCCACCACCACCATCTGCTGTGCCGCAATTGCGGCAAGGCCGTCGAAGTGGAAGCTCCAGCCGTC
This genomic interval from Arthrobacter sp. FW306-2-2C-D06B contains the following:
- a CDS encoding Fur family transcriptional regulator, which encodes MSHGAHAATSGPAARSLPDAKDPAVKEQRVTKQRLAVSAALDELDDFVSTQELYRLLQNQGVSVSLATAYRILQSLADDGLIDVLRNADGEAVYRRCAVTGHHHHLLCRNCGKAVEVEAPAVETWAARVAAENGYTEVAHTVEIFGLCPECTAKKAAGLL